One Synechocystis sp. PCC 7509 genomic window, TCAATCAAGAACTGCTGTATAGTAGATGGACTGGGGTTTGGCTTTCACGACTTGGGAGAGCCGATGGTATTAGCTGAATTTCGCGGTGTATTTACAAATACACTCATAGCTAATTGTGGCTATACACAAGAGACGGCTGAAGCAGCGCTCAAGGATAAGTATGCTGACTTGATTGCTTTTGGACGACCGATAATTAGCAATCCTGATTTAGTTGAGCGTTTTGCTAATAGCTGGCCTCTAAATCCACCCGCCGATCCAAGTATTTGGTATTCCTTTGATAAAGAAGGTTACGTTGATTTTCCTGCTTATCAAGAATCTTGACCGTTCAGGCTTAATTGATAAGACTTCCTCAGATGGAGACTCTTGGGTTGTGTTGAAAAAATTTTTGTTGTCAATAGCCTGTAGTAGTTGACAACCAAGTTTTACACTTAGTGTTTACTCATTTTTAAAAACGCTATATGTGGAATGTAACTATCAATCTGACTTTTCCCGTTAAGTCTTGAAAGGTTTACTGGCAAGGGATTTAAGAAACAAGACAGCAAATACGGTACAGTAATTGAAATCGGGTGCTAAAGGTAACAAGCAATGCTGGACTGGTGGGAGAAAAATTTTGCAACCTTAGAACTGGGTGATCGCCGATTGAATGAGCGTGCAATGTCAATCGGGTATGTTCTAAGTCTTGGATTCGGCAAAGCACTGTCAGAAGTTTTCTGTAATGGAAAAGCACTCAAGAGAGCCTATGAGTTTTTGCCAACCCAAAAGTGGAATTTTCAAGTGTAGTTGAGCCGCACTGTCAAATGACGGCGGAAACTGTTGCAGAACACGATGTGGTGCTGTGCGTTGGAGATACGACTTTTCAAAGGTTATGGCAGTATTAAGGCGAAAACCGAAGGTTACGGGCCAATAGGTAAGGGAGGGAACGGTCTAATATTGCACAGTGCTTTGGCTATAGAACCGCAGAATGGCGAATCCTTGGGCTTGTTGTGGCAAAAACTTTGGAATCGGGAATCAAAGCCGATTCTACCAGTCCATGAAACCCCAACACAGAAGAAACAACGGCAAGCGCAAGCACGCATTGAAGCCCGAAACCGTCCGTTTGAACAAAAAGAATCTTACAAATGGGTGGAAGCTCTCAGCACTGTCGAAAGCCTTGTGAGCCATCACACACGAGTAATTCATGTGTTTGACCGCGAAGGCGACATTACAGAAGTTTTTGATAAAATTCGTCAACTTCAGCACACAGGAATTCTTGTTCGTGCGGCTCATAACCGCAGAATAGATTCTGATAGTGAACGCCTGTGGTCAAAGCTACAATCACAACCTAGCAGTTTTGAACAAGAAATTGAATTACCTCAGACTGGACAGCGTTCTGCCCGTAAAACCAAATTAGCTGTACGATTTTGTCCGCTAAATCTCCGTACTCCCTATCGTTTTGATAACCGTGACCCTCTACCCGTATATGCTGTTTATGCCACAGAAATTGATTGCCCAGAAGGTGAAACACTTATAGAATGGATGTTGCTTACTACAGAAGTCGTTGCAGATATCCAAACAGCTTCTACAATTTTACGCTGGTATACGTATCGTTGGCGTGTGGAAGAATACCATAAAATTTTTAAGTCAGGATGTCAGGTAGAAAAATATAGACTTGCTGCTGCTGGGATGAAAACTTTAATCGGTTTTTTGAGCGTAATTGCTGTTGAGCTTTTACGGTTGACTTACCTCCACCGCACTCAGCCCTTAGCCCTTGCAATGGAAATTCGCGCATCCCCTTGAACTCAAGATTTTAAAAGCTANNNNNNNNNNNNNNNNNNNNNNNNNNNNNNNNNNNNNNNNNNNNNNNNNNNNNNNNNNNNNNNNNNNNNNNNNNNNNNNNNNNNNNNNNNNNNNNNNNNNTTAGCACCCGATTTCAATTACTGTACCGTATTTGCTGTCTTGTTTCTTAAATCCCTTGCCAGTAAACCTTTCAAGACTTAACGGGAAAAGTCAGAACTTGGTATGAGCCGTTGACTTGGTGGGGAAGACAATGGACTTTTTAGTTAGGGGAGATATAATATAGTTGATTTTAGGGGCAAGATAGGCTGAGAGTATTGCTGCATAAGCTTTTTACCATCGCTTTTAAATAAATAATTCCAGCTTTGTTTGCTTGTTATTAAAGAAGGCTGTAACGAAAGAATAAGAGTTTTAGTCCTGTCATCGGCATACTACAAACCTCGTTCTTAGGTAAATTTGTACTATTTTGCCCCTCATGACACGTTCGCTAGCTTTACCCCTCCTACTCACCCTTTGCAATCTTTCGCCCTGTACTTAGGAGACTTTTATACACAACAAATTACTTTCCGTCGGGAGCAGGGCCAGGGGGTTGCGCGTGCATTTCCTCGCCTTTCCTTAAAGCGTAGTCCATTACACGCGCACGCCCTATGTCCCTGCCTTGTGCGCGGACTTCATCGAGTGCTGTCTCTACTGTGGAATGCACTTCGTCTACAGCTATAGCGTGCTGGGAGCGATTTGAGGCATAGGTGTATAGCCAAACGCTGCCCACTTTCTCCAGCAAGGTATCTGCTGCCCCGTACAGACGTTCGGCGCGCTCAAAATCGCCAAGCTGTTGGGCAAGAGCCGCTAACTCTTCGAGATAGTAGCCGAGGCTGGCTTCATCTCCAGCTTTATCCGAAAGCACTAACCCTTCTTCGACGAGTGCCGTCGCTTCGGTCAGCTTGCCTTCTGTCCGCTTACTCAGCGCCAAGTTATAAAGGGACAACAGGAGAGGAAGGGTATCGTTTACGATCCGGGACACCCGCAGAGCTTCTCCAAAGAAGTGAGCCGCCTGGCTGCGATCGCTTTGGCCGAGAGGAATCATGCCGCGAAAGTTGAGCATTATGGCGAGAAACCAGTTGTCGCCTAGCTCTCGGTAGAGGGTTAGGCTTTCCTCAAGCAACGTCTCGGCTGCGGCGTAGTCGCCGCGTAACATTGCTAGACGGCCGAGCATTCCAGTAGCTTTGGCAATCCCAGGCTTATCTCCCACTTCCCGGTACAGAGGTAAGCTCTGCTCGAACAGAACCTTTGCCCGATCCTCATCCCCACGAACCTCGACTTGCATAGCGAGTCCGCTCAGTACCCGCGCCCGTGGGTAAGGTGGAAGAGAGCCACTCTTGGTCAGCATTTCCTCGAACCAGCGGACACCCTCATTAATGTGTCGCTTCAACCACCAGAACATCCATAGGCCCCAGCCGAGACGCGCCGCCAACGCAATCTGGTCTTGGCTCAAAAAACGCGTGAGTGCGGCTCTTAGATTGTCGTTTTCAGTCTCAAGGCGCTCTAACCAAGCTAGTTGGTTAGGACTTTTCAGTTCCGGCTCCGCAGCCTCTGCAAGCACCAGATAATAATCGGCGTGACGGTCGCAGGTTGCCTGCCATACGGCACTACTTTGCAAGCGTTCCAGAGCATATTCTCGTATGGTTTCTAGCATTCCAAAGCGCGGCTCACCGTCCCGCCCTTCCTGTCGCACCAGACTATGATCCAGAAGTGAACTCAGCGCCTCGATACTCGTTAGAACCTGATTTGATTCTGCTGAGGAACCACCATCAAGACAACAGATGGTTTCCACTGCTTGCAGGTCGAAGCCCCCCGAAAACACGCCCAACTGGGCAAAAAGCGCCTGCTCGTCTTTACCTAGCAGGTCATAACTCCAGGCAATGGTATTTCTCAAGGTCTGCTGTCGCTCTGGTAGGTCTCGCGCTCCTCCCGTCAGAAATCCGAGACTGCTTTCGAGCCTCGTGAGTAAAGCCTGGGGCGACAGGAGCCTTACCCTCGCAGCAGCAAGTTCTATAACGAGTGGCAGACCGTCCAGCCTGCGACATATCTCGGTGACATCACGAGCGTTCTCTTGCTTGAGTGCGAAGTCTGGATTCGCAGCCTGCGCCCGTTCTACAAATAGTCGCACTGCCTCGTATTGCCCCAAGCTCTCAACTTCCGGTTCGGCTTCCGGCTCCGGCAAAGAAAGGGGGGGAACAGTGAACACGTACTCGCCACTGAGCCTGAGCATCGTCCGGCTCGTCACGATTACCTGGATGCCCGGCGCAGCGCCCAGCAATTCAGCTATTAGCGGAGACGCTGCGGTTACTTGCTCAAAGTTATCAAGTATCAGCAAGAGACGCTTATTATGCAAGTAGGATTTCAAATCCTCTAAGGGTGGTTGGCTGCCAGACTCCAGCAATCCGAGAGCTTTTGCAACCCTGGATGCCACGAGTTCGGGATCTGTGATGGCAGCGAGCGCCACAAAGCGCACGCCGTTCTCAAAACTCGAACCGAGTTTTGCCCCAACTGCTAGCGCGAGTCTACTCTTGCCGATTCCGCCTGGACCCGTAAGGGTGACGAGACGCACCCCAGTACGGTGCAGCAGCGCAGTGACTGCCTCGATCTCCTGCTCACGACCTACCAAAGGCGTGGGCGGCGTGGGTAGTGTCCCCTGCCCAATCTGCGAGGCTCTTTCGGGTACGCTCTGTTGAACACTGGCTGTCTGGAAGTGTTCCGTCAGCAGCAGGGCTAGGTCATTCTCGACCAAGCTTCGCAGTTCGGTGGGGGTGGAGAATGCCTTATAGGAAACACGGTCGTCCTCTCGAATATGAGCCAGCATTGCTGCCAGACGGGGTTCGCGATCGGGTGCTGGCGACTTGACGTAGATGAGCTTCGGTAAAATTCCTGAAAGTAGATATTCGTCCTCAAGACCTGATGTCTTTTCATCCGGTGCTACCCACCCGTAGCTCTGCCAGTAGATACCTACAAAAACGTGGCTTTGGGCTAAGTAAGCGCGGTAAAGTTTGCGCGGCGGGTGAGGTCTGGCACCCAACTCGAACATTACCGGCGCAAGCCTAAGATGGGCGATTCCGTCGCGTACCGAGCCGCGCTCGATCGCCAACTCGCCAAGCGTTGAACTTACAAAGACCCGCAACCGTTGATCGGGTGTAAGGATAAGGCGGGCTGTGGGCGGCGTGTCTGCGGTTGTCAAAAGGTCACTCATGCTTTACCTTAAAAAACACTGTAGGGTCGAGTCTAAACGCTGCAACATACACCCAACTGGGTCACATTGCGTGCGTCTATAGCTAAGTCTGTATGTCCATGCTTCTCGCGGACGAGATTCACTAGCCGAGCGATATCTGCGCTCTTAGTCACCTCTGCCTCCGCAGTCAATGTTTCCTTGCTCAGTACCTTGGCAGCAGATGCCAGGGTTTCTGCATTACATCCCGTCACCACAACTTTTGCGCCCTCGCTTTCAAACGCTTGAGCAGTTGCCAATCCGATACCGCTACTCTTATCAGTGATGATGACAACTTTATCAATGAAGTGATTCATTTTGTAACTCCCGTCTTGTTTGATTTGATGGTGTGGTAAGTGAAGTTCTTAACAGCAAGCAGTGGCAATCAGCAAAGTCGAGTCTTGTGAGGTTGCTGATTGGATAGTCGAGCTTGGTGGAACATTGCTCGATCTAGGATTGGAAATCGCGATCGCCAGTAAAGTGGTTGTCAATGCGGCTTGTGGTAATGCAATATTCATTTATTTTCTCTTCGGTATGAGGAGTTAATGAAGTCGTTAATGCGATCGTAGTTCATTGATTCTTAAACTTTGAGTTTTGTTTCACGGGTTGCTTCAATTAGTGGTTAGTAATAAAAAATCCGTCTGTTTCGATATGAACTTAGTCTGCAAAACTTCTGCAAATTACACCACGCAAGATCCGCCAGTTAAGCCCCAACTTAAGCCCATCACTTCAACGCTAGACTGCACCTAATGTTTTCAGGGTGGCTTTTTGAGCAACGGTCAATCCGGTTGAGCCTTGAATATTCATGCCTTCATAGAGACGATCTACTGTTAAAGTTCTCGTGCAGCATCCGGTCTTGACGTTCCATTGTTTAATTGTGCGATCGTCACTGCCACTCAAGAGAATTTCACCGTTGGAGCTAAAAACTAACGAAGTTACCCAACTTTTATGCTCGTGCAATATCCCAAAGCATTGCCCCGTTTGCAGATTCCATAATCGAATTGTGCGATCGTCACTGCCACTTGCTAAGGTTTGCCCATCGGGACTAACGGCAAGGGTATATATTCCTCTCGTATGACCTTGTAAAACCCGCAAACATTCCCCAGTTTGCAGATCCCAAAGCCGGATGGTGAGGTCTAAACTACCGCTTGCTAACTGTTGACCTCGATCTGACGCAGAATTAATATCATTGCCATAAAATGCCAACGCGTGAATACCGCCCGTGTGACCCTCAAATATCCGTAAACACTCCCCAGTTTGCAGATTCCAAAGGCGAATAGTGCGATCGAAACTACCGCTTGCTAACCTCTGACCATTCATGTCAAAAGTAATCGCCCGAACTCCGTTTTGATGTCCGCGCAACTCCTGCAAACACTGATGAGTTTGTATATCCCATAGTCGTACTGTGCGATCGTAACTACTACTTGCCAGAGTTTGACCTTTTGGATTGAAAATTGCTGCCCATACGGGCGCGTCATGACCTGACCACTGATTGAGGTGTCCTGTAAGCACATCCCATACGAAAATTGAGCCATCTTGTCCATTGGTTGCCACGGTTTGACCATCGGGGCTAAAACTTAAAGACGAAATTGCCATAGTTGCGATGTGAAAGGTTTTGGCAGGACGAAGCGGCGGGAGATCGCCATCTAACGGCAAATGCCACAGATAAATAGTTTCATCCTGACCTCTACTAGCAAGGGTGCGATCGTCAGGACTCAGGCTAAGAGCGCGAATGCCACTGGTACATCCGCGCAGGGTCTTGAGGCTTTGCCCGTCTAAATTCCACAGCCGAACTGCTTGATCTTGACCTGCACTAACCAATAATTGACCATCGGCACTAATTGCCAGAGCAAAAATATCTAGAGTATGACCCTCGATAACATTAATCGAGTTTCCGTCTTTGACATCCCAAAGACGCAGGGTGCAATCATCACTCCCACTCGCCAAAATGCCACCCTCTGGGCTAAATGCAATGCTCCAAACCCAATTGGTGTGTCCATGCAGTACCCTAACATTAGGCTTGCTATCAAAATGTGACGAACTGGCTTTAAAGTTAGGTAGTCCGCTCCACAATCGCACCGATCGATCGTGACTGCCACTAGCAAGTAGTTGACCGTCCGGGCTGTACCGCACACACCGAACTGCATCAGTATGTCCTCGCAATACCTCTAGGCACTTCCCATCAAGTACATTCCAAATCCGAATAGAGGTATCCTTGCTACCACTAGCTAAGGTTTGATTGTTGGGTGAAAAGTGAACTGAGTAAACGCTGTTCGTATGCCCTGCCATGACTTGAAGACATTGCCCCTGCAAATTCCATATCCGTACCGTGCGATCGTCACTACCACTCGCTATCCGTTGACCATCGGGACTAAAAGCAACCGACCATACACAGCCGCTATGCCCCGTTAAAATCTGCGAACATTCACCGCTTGTCACATCCCATAATCGGATTGAAGCATCCACCCCACTGCTGACTAGCGTTTTGCCGTCGGGACTAAAGACAACCGACCATACCCAGCCTGTATGTCCTTCCAAGGTGGCAAGTAGTTGAGTTGCGGCAATATTCCAGAGATAGATCCTGCCGCTCGAATCGCCAACGGCAACGATTTGATTGTCTGGGCTGATATCGAGGGAGGTAGCGATTTCTAAGGTTTCTGAAAAGATGGACTTAGATAAGTCGGCGTTCTGAAAATTGACTCCTGCTAAATTGACCTGTCGCAAGTCGGCTTGTACCACTAGCTCAGAAAAGTCTGAGTTACACAAATCGACATCAAGCTGTACTAAAAGATTAATCAGATTGCCTGCGGCGTATCCTGGTTGCTGTCGCTGCTGGGTTAATAGCTGCCTTACTCTGGCTTCGACCTCTGATACACTGCCAAATCGAGCGACAAGCTTTTTAAGTGCAGGTTGTACGAGCATCCGCAATTGAATCTCTTGCACGTAATCTTTTGCCTGCACTCGACTTAAGGGATGGCTTCGCAGTAAGTCAATTTGAGAAGTCTCAAATTCCTGGCAAACTTGCCCAATGAATCGTTCTGTAACGTATTCCATGACAACGGGTTGCAAGAAAAATAAGCCATCTGTTTTTTCGATTAGCGATCGCCTAATTAGCAAATTAATCAAGTTAGGTATGCTTTGCCCAGAGTTAAAATCGACAGTATTGTCACGAATTTCTGCAATCGAGACTGGCTCTCGATAAATTGCCAACCAGAATAATGTTTTTTGTTCGGCTACCGATAGGCGCTCAAACTGACGCTCAAGCAAATCGCGGATATCTTCAAAAACAAAAATTCCCTGAGCAATATAGGGTAAAACCTCTGCAATACTGCCATTAAAAAGCTCCTGGGTTGTGGCTGCTACCATTTTTAGCGCCAAGGGATTACCGCCATAATGACCGATTAAGGACTTCCATTCGGTTTCTGAACCCGTAAATGCTCCCTTTTGGTGAAAAATGGCGTGTCCGTCATCAGGGGTAAGTCCACTTAGAGGTAGAAGTCGCACTACACCGCGATCGCCTTCCATTAGCCCTATTTCGCTGGGTTTTTCTCGACTGGTGATTAACAAACAGCTTTTGTGGGCAGTGTCTCCAACGGTTCGCAGCAATTGTCCATAATTTTCATAGCCTGACAGCCAATGTCCGACTTGTTTGCTATGCAAAATAGTTTCAGCGTTATCGAGTATTAACAGACATCGACGCGATCGCAGATAATCCATTAATTTAGAAAACTTTTCATTGAGCGTAGTAGGAATGACAGGATCTTCGCCGTAGATTGGCATGAGAAACTTCAACAGGCTTGATAGAAGTTCTTCTAACGGTGGCGCATTAGCAAGACTTCGCCACACAATAATCTCAAATTCTGCCTGCATCTGGAGTGCAGCTTTTACGGCGATCGCACTTTTCCCAATGCCCCCGATCCCCAATAACCCAACAACGCGACACTGCTCAGATACAATCCACTGCCATAGTTGTGCTAGTTCTGTGTCACGTCCATAAAATATCGATGTATCTACCGCATTATCCCAATCCTGTTGCGGATCTACCTGTCTGTTTGGCGATTCTTCATTGGACGCAATGGAGGTAAAGTCTGCTTTTGTTAATTCCAGCCCAAATGCCCGAAAAAGATATTCTAATGACTGGCGATCTACTCTTAATTCACGCTTGAGCAAACGATGGAGAGTATTAAGAGATAGTCCAGTGCGATCGCTCAAATCTTCCTGTGTAAAATGCTTTCCCCAAGTTTCATCATTTTCCGCCTGCTGTTTTGCTGCCTGAAATCGCTGCCATCCTAGAGGCGATAGGATAATTCCTCGTGATCGCCCAGAGGCAGAATTACCTTGCCTAAATTTAGACAGATTGGAATTCATTAGTAAGTTCCCAATAATAGGAAACGCGCTCAAGCTAAGGAGATCGGAGTAATTACTCTCTTTGCAGATCGACTAGCAGATCGTTTTCCTCACTACTAGAGATCATAGCGGTTAACCAATTTCATCCCACTGGCGATCGCTACATTCCTCAAAGATATGTCTATAGGCATAAAACCATTAACTTGCGTCTTAACTCAAAGGACTTGAGTGTTTTAAATCGAGCGCAAGTTGAAGAATGAAGACAACCGATTTAGAGCTAGGTAAATTACCTTTGAGCGCGATCGCCACAACAATCAATCAAAAAAACATCCAGGGAGGATGATTTATGGAAATTATGACAAAAGGCATTGCTGTTCCAGCAGGCGTTGGTAAAGCGCTCGAAGTGCTGCCAGGAGAAACAGTGATTTTTAAAGCAGTCAGCGCAGATACAGACGGTGCCTATACTTTAATCGAAGTTACTGACGAGCCGCAAGCGGGACCGCCTCTGCATTTACATCGGCGCGAAGACGAAGCATTTTATATTCTGGAGGGAACTTTTGCTTTTCAGATTGGGGATCGCACTATGACGGCAACAGCAGGCTGGTTTATGACCGCTCCCAAAGGTGTCCCGCATTCTTACAAAAATATCGGTACTACGCCTGCAAGGATGCTTACTCTCTTTGTTCCCGCAGGCATTGAAAACTTCTTCGAGGATCTGTCTAAGCTGACCGCCGCAGGCACATTGGACATTGATAACATCGTTGCCGTCTCAAAGAAACAGGGAATAGAGTTAGTGTCCCCAACACTTCAACATTAATCTGTTTTGGAAACTGTAATAAATAACTCCTTCATTAATAGGAGGAATCTAATGACTCAATCTTTTTGGCTGTTTAATACTCATTTGCGTATCGTTGCCGATCGCACTACTACCGCAGGCCAGTACGATCTGATCGAAGGCTACTTTTCTCCTGGCACACAGACACCTCTCCACCGCCACACTCACTACTCCGAACAATTGTACGTGCTGGAAGGGGAACTTACAGCTTGGGCTGGTGAAAACAAGGCGGTGCTAACTGCTGGCGACCAATTGATGATTCCTGCTGGTATCCCCCACACGCTCGCCGTGTTAAGCGATCGCCCAGTTCGCGCGTTGGTCGTTGCTGCACCAAGCGGCTTTGCTCGACTAATTACAGCAGTCGGTACGCAGAACAATACAGAAATGACTGATATGGCACTGTTTGAGCGCATCTCCACTGAGATTGGCGACGAAATTCTGGGTCCGCCCGGAGCGTTACCCTCAACACATACTGTAATAACACAGCAATTCTCCTAGTCCAGGACAAAACATAACTTTTTAACTTTGTCTTAATCGAATCGCTGCAAATACTTTGAGCGCGTAACTAAATGGTGCTTTAGCGATCGCTTTTTAATCCATGCTCATTCATTCTTGACAACCTTTATCTATTGAAAACAAAAAAGAAGGATATATCGTATGACTCACTATGACTACATTATCATTGGTGCAGGTTCGGCAGGCTGTGTGCTTGCCAACCGTTTGACAGAAGACAGTAAAACAACAGTGTTATTACTCGAAGCGGGCAACCCAGATACGAAACCAGAAATCCAAAGCCCGTCAGCAGTCTTGAGCTTGCTAGGCTCTGAGGTGGATTGGGGCTACTTCTCCGAACCAGAACCGTACCTAAATAACCGCAAAATCTTCTGTTCTCGTGGCAAAGTTTTGGGTGGCAGCAGTTCGATTAATGCCATGATTTATATTCGAGGCAATCCTCGCGATTACGACCATTGGCAGGAATTAGGTAATCCTGGTTGGAGTTACCAGAATGTTTTGCCCTATTTCAAGAAATCTGAACACTCCTCACGAGGCGCATCCAAGTTTCACGGGACTGATGGAGAATTAAGTGTAACCGACTCGATTGCGCCTACTGCCATTTCTCAACGATATATAGATGCAGCAATGGCATTGGGCTATAACTACAACCCTGATTTCAACGGGGTGCAGCAGTTAGGAGTAGGACGCTATCAATACACTATTAAAGATGGTAAACGGCACAGCACGGCGGCTGCCTTCTTAGTGCCTATTCTCCAGCGTCCCAACTTGACAATAACAACTGGAGCATTGGTCACTCGACTGTTATTTGAGGGTACTCGCACCGTTGGGGTGGAATATTTACACGAGGGTACGCTGCACCAGAACCGGGTCAATCGCGAAGTAATTTTAAGTGCGGGTGCGTTTGATTCGCCCAAGCTGCTGATGCTGTCTGGCATTGGGTCTGCACAACCTTTGCAAGCAATGGGAATTTCTGTTGTGGTCGATCTGCCGGGTGTCGGTCAAAACCTGCAAGACCACCTGCTTCTTTCTGTGGTGTATCAGGCAACTCAGGAGCTACACTTTGCCAGCACAAGTAGTATGGGAGAAGCTGGATTATTCTTACATAGCCAGAGCGATTCGGAGGTTGCACCCGATTTACAGTTTTTCTTTGCACCCGTCCAGTTATTATCACCGGGCTATACTCCTGCTGATTTTGGGTTCTCAGGTGCAATCTCTGTGACCGACCTGCAAAACGTCGGCAGTGTGAGTTTGCGTTCGCCCGATCCCAAAGATGCACCAATGATTCGGATGAACTATCTGCAAAGTCAAGCCGATGTGCAAAAGTCAGTGGCTGCGATTAAATTAACGCGCCAAGTGTTCCAAAACAGTGCCTTTGATGAGTTTCGCGGTGCAGAAATTGCTCCAGGTGCCGACGTGATTAGTGATGAAGCACTTGTTGCTTACATCCGAGACACTGGCAGCACGGTGTGGCATCCGGTCGGCACTTGCAAAATGGGTACTGACCCAATGGCAGTAGTAGACCCCGAATTACGGGTACATGGGATCGAGGGGTTGCGTGTCGTCGATGCCTCTATCATGCCAACTATCACCACAGGAAATACAAACGCACCTACCATTGCGATCGCTGAAAAAGCCGCCGATTTAATTAAAGCTGCATATTACTTACAGCAAAGACGGTTAGTGTTTGCATAGACTCTCTGCTGGAGATACTATAGCAACGACTACGTTCACTACATCAGGGTAACGCTTTAAACTGGAACTGTCCGGTGAGGACTGCCGCCAACGCAAAGCGAAACACGATCGGCGACGAAGCATCGTTGAGCAGGCTTTCAGCTTCGACAAGGCTGACCAAAGATTTTGGCACGTTGACCCGCCGCACGATCGTCGTTGCGGAAACGGCATCAGGCAGTGAGACAATGCCACCCAAAAGAAAACCCAGTGCTAAAGTAAAACCGGGAACGATCGCGCTTGAGACCACTGCGATCACGCACGATGTTAAAATGACGATCAAAAAAGCAAACCCGATAATTAGTCCTCGCCATTTCCAGAATTCTTTCCACGAAACTTGCCACGCCGCTTCATAGAGCAAAGGTGGAAGG contains:
- a CDS encoding SDR family NAD(P)-dependent oxidoreductase; this translates as MNHFIDKVVIITDKSSGIGLATAQAFESEGAKVVVTGCNAETLASAAKVLSKETLTAEAEVTKSADIARLVNLVREKHGHTDLAIDARNVTQLGVCCSV
- a CDS encoding NB-ARC domain-containing protein, producing MNSNLSKFRQGNSASGRSRGIILSPLGWQRFQAAKQQAENDETWGKHFTQEDLSDRTGLSLNTLHRLLKRELRVDRQSLEYLFRAFGLELTKADFTSIASNEESPNRQVDPQQDWDNAVDTSIFYGRDTELAQLWQWIVSEQCRVVGLLGIGGIGKSAIAVKAALQMQAEFEIIVWRSLANAPPLEELLSSLLKFLMPIYGEDPVIPTTLNEKFSKLMDYLRSRRCLLILDNAETILHSKQVGHWLSGYENYGQLLRTVGDTAHKSCLLITSREKPSEIGLMEGDRGVVRLLPLSGLTPDDGHAIFHQKGAFTGSETEWKSLIGHYGGNPLALKMVAATTQELFNGSIAEVLPYIAQGIFVFEDIRDLLERQFERLSVAEQKTLFWLAIYREPVSIAEIRDNTVDFNSGQSIPNLINLLIRRSLIEKTDGLFFLQPVVMEYVTERFIGQVCQEFETSQIDLLRSHPLSRVQAKDYVQEIQLRMLVQPALKKLVARFGSVSEVEARVRQLLTQQRQQPGYAAGNLINLLVQLDVDLCNSDFSELVVQADLRQVNLAGVNFQNADLSKSIFSETLEIATSLDISPDNQIVAVGDSSGRIYLWNIAATQLLATLEGHTGWVWSVVFSPDGKTLVSSGVDASIRLWDVTSGECSQILTGHSGCVWSVAFSPDGQRIASGSDDRTVRIWNLQGQCLQVMAGHTNSVYSVHFSPNNQTLASGSKDTSIRIWNVLDGKCLEVLRGHTDAVRCVRYSPDGQLLASGSHDRSVRLWSGLPNFKASSSHFDSKPNVRVLHGHTNWVWSIAFSPEGGILASGSDDCTLRLWDVKDGNSINVIEGHTLDIFALAISADGQLLVSAGQDQAVRLWNLDGQSLKTLRGCTSGIRALSLSPDDRTLASRGQDETIYLWHLPLDGDLPPLRPAKTFHIATMAISSLSFSPDGQTVATNGQDGSIFVWDVLTGHLNQWSGHDAPVWAAIFNPKGQTLASSSYDRTVRLWDIQTHQCLQELRGHQNGVRAITFDMNGQRLASGSFDRTIRLWNLQTGECLRIFEGHTGGIHALAFYGNDINSASDRGQQLASGSLDLTIRLWDLQTGECLRVLQGHTRGIYTLAVSPDGQTLASGSDDRTIRLWNLQTGQCFGILHEHKSWVTSLVFSSNGEILLSGSDDRTIKQWNVKTGCCTRTLTVDRLYEGMNIQGSTGLTVAQKATLKTLGAV
- a CDS encoding tetratricopeptide repeat protein, which encodes MTTADTPPTARLILTPDQRLRVFVSSTLGELAIERGSVRDGIAHLRLAPVMFELGARPHPPRKLYRAYLAQSHVFVGIYWQSYGWVAPDEKTSGLEDEYLLSGILPKLIYVKSPAPDREPRLAAMLAHIREDDRVSYKAFSTPTELRSLVENDLALLLTEHFQTASVQQSVPERASQIGQGTLPTPPTPLVGREQEIEAVTALLHRTGVRLVTLTGPGGIGKSRLALAVGAKLGSSFENGVRFVALAAITDPELVASRVAKALGLLESGSQPPLEDLKSYLHNKRLLLILDNFEQVTAASPLIAELLGAAPGIQVIVTSRTMLRLSGEYVFTVPPLSLPEPEAEPEVESLGQYEAVRLFVERAQAANPDFALKQENARDVTEICRRLDGLPLVIELAAARVRLLSPQALLTRLESSLGFLTGGARDLPERQQTLRNTIAWSYDLLGKDEQALFAQLGVFSGGFDLQAVETICCLDGGSSAESNQVLTSIEALSSLLDHSLVRQEGRDGEPRFGMLETIREYALERLQSSAVWQATCDRHADYYLVLAEAAEPELKSPNQLAWLERLETENDNLRAALTRFLSQDQIALAARLGWGLWMFWWLKRHINEGVRWFEEMLTKSGSLPPYPRARVLSGLAMQVEVRGDEDRAKVLFEQSLPLYREVGDKPGIAKATGMLGRLAMLRGDYAAAETLLEESLTLYRELGDNWFLAIMLNFRGMIPLGQSDRSQAAHFFGEALRVSRIVNDTLPLLLSLYNLALSKRTEGKLTEATALVEEGLVLSDKAGDEASLGYYLEELAALAQQLGDFERAERLYGAADTLLEKVGSVWLYTYASNRSQHAIAVDEVHSTVETALDEVRAQGRDIGRARVMDYALRKGEEMHAQPPGPAPDGK
- a CDS encoding IS4/Tn5 family transposase DNA-binding protein; translated protein: MLDWWEKNFATLELGDRRLNERAMSIGYVLSLGFGKALSEVFCNGKALKRAYEFLPTQKWNFQV
- a CDS encoding cupin domain-containing protein: MEIMTKGIAVPAGVGKALEVLPGETVIFKAVSADTDGAYTLIEVTDEPQAGPPLHLHRREDEAFYILEGTFAFQIGDRTMTATAGWFMTAPKGVPHSYKNIGTTPARMLTLFVPAGIENFFEDLSKLTAAGTLDIDNIVAVSKKQGIELVSPTLQH
- a CDS encoding cupin domain-containing protein, with the protein product MTQSFWLFNTHLRIVADRTTTAGQYDLIEGYFSPGTQTPLHRHTHYSEQLYVLEGELTAWAGENKAVLTAGDQLMIPAGIPHTLAVLSDRPVRALVVAAPSGFARLITAVGTQNNTEMTDMALFERISTEIGDEILGPPGALPSTHTVITQQFS